Proteins encoded by one window of Enterococcus saccharolyticus subsp. saccharolyticus:
- a CDS encoding YwqG family protein, whose translation MKSLRELFPNDDIYQAVQQTEVAVLAFSFKNAGPLSLTTSKAGGVGYFSKELAYPTNLAGQPLSLLAQINFEEMPHLAKYPKKGILAFYIDLFDDLLGLDFDNPTNNKGFRVVYFEDITKESYTREEMDDIFAEFPKEDDYCVVNGEFQMLGTIEPRYLVTDSYSFEKVYGTHFYEYMETHFGDAADDVSDAIYENLAIAGSLMGGYPFFTQEDPRNYAENVTHTELLFQLDTDEIGIMWGDSGVGNFFISKEDLANRNFTNVLYNWDCY comes from the coding sequence ATGAAATCATTAAGAGAATTATTTCCAAATGATGACATATATCAGGCGGTGCAACAAACAGAAGTAGCTGTGTTAGCTTTTTCTTTTAAAAATGCGGGACCATTATCTTTAACAACGAGTAAAGCAGGTGGTGTGGGTTATTTTTCAAAAGAGTTGGCTTATCCAACAAATTTAGCAGGTCAACCGCTATCTTTATTAGCCCAAATCAATTTTGAAGAAATGCCGCACTTAGCAAAGTATCCGAAAAAGGGAATTTTAGCATTTTATATTGATTTATTCGACGATCTGTTGGGATTGGATTTTGACAACCCGACCAATAATAAGGGGTTTAGAGTTGTTTATTTTGAAGACATCACAAAAGAAAGTTATACCAGAGAAGAAATGGATGACATTTTTGCAGAATTCCCTAAAGAAGATGACTATTGTGTAGTGAATGGTGAATTTCAAATGCTTGGGACAATCGAACCTCGCTATTTAGTGACAGATAGTTATTCTTTTGAAAAAGTATATGGCACGCATTTTTATGAGTATATGGAAACGCACTTTGGTGATGCTGCCGATGATGTGAGCGATGCCATTTATGAGAATCTCGCAATTGCTGGGTCACTAATGGGGGGCTATCCGTTCTTTACACAAGAAGACCCCCGTAACTACGCTGAAAATGTCACACATACTGAATTATTGTTCCAGTTAGACACGGATGAGATTGGGATTATGTGGGGCGACTCGGGTGTAGGTAACTTCTTTATTTCGAAAGAAGATTTAGCCAATCGAAATTTTACCAATGTTCTTTACAATTGGGATTGTTATTAG
- a CDS encoding CPBP family intramembrane glutamic endopeptidase has protein sequence MKQRSRILFISYFVVMLALPIVLASFISIEWLSIGSSLFLLVLALLLFGNYLRSEFQRFSQQVHLGKFLLSCIGYFLLIAVVRVIALQILDLFIDTSQIGQNQEMLNELSQNIPIIASFLLMSIYAPLVEELVFRQAMLGYVDKNNRPKVIFLTILSVTIFTLLHTLHVADIALYLPLTLVLTWLYWKYDRNVIASMLFHFVNNTIAVITMLFFL, from the coding sequence ATGAAACAGCGGTCTCGGATTTTATTTATTAGTTATTTTGTCGTCATGTTAGCATTACCAATAGTTTTAGCCTCATTCATCTCTATTGAATGGTTATCAATTGGTTCGTCTCTCTTTTTGCTTGTCTTGGCGCTTCTTTTATTTGGCAATTATTTACGCTCAGAATTCCAACGATTTAGCCAACAAGTACATCTTGGCAAATTTTTACTTTCTTGTATCGGTTATTTTCTATTAATCGCTGTAGTTCGGGTAATTGCATTACAGATCCTAGATTTATTTATCGATACCAGTCAAATTGGACAAAACCAAGAAATGTTAAATGAACTTTCTCAAAACATTCCAATTATTGCTAGTTTTTTATTGATGTCCATTTATGCCCCATTAGTAGAAGAACTCGTCTTTCGCCAAGCAATGTTGGGATATGTCGATAAAAATAATCGACCAAAAGTCATCTTTTTAACCATTCTTTCGGTGACTATTTTTACTCTATTACACACGTTGCATGTAGCAGACATCGCTTTGTATTTACCATTAACACTTGTATTGACTTGGCTCTATTGGAAATACGATCGGAATGTCATCGCTTCAATGCTCTTTCATTTCGTCAATAACACCATTGCCGTGATTACCATGTTATTCTTCTTATAA
- a CDS encoding LysR family transcriptional regulator yields MDIREIQTFAVIVKTGSFQKAAEILQYSQPTISMRIKQLEAELKIPLFERGKTLQLTPAGTLFYEKAQALLAQYDALDQLAEQLHNEAPRSLVLGISDPTASLIMPQVIKSFNVAHPTVTIHVQVADANACSQALQDGIIDFAICGAPNLMLDHYYEPFFHDDLNLLVSEQHPLAHRKVVSLKELKNETFLFTPENCPIRIQIEQYLRRSIGDQYKKMEVTTSLSHKYYVRENLGVSIFTATAHSEVFSGTKVIPIKNLPIHPPIGLLTPSNKTDYDSITLSMIQRIIEAFENRGQEIHYPKILREHTK; encoded by the coding sequence ATGGACATACGAGAAATTCAGACATTTGCAGTTATCGTTAAAACCGGCAGTTTCCAAAAAGCTGCTGAAATTTTACAATATTCACAACCAACTATCTCTATGCGCATCAAACAATTAGAAGCCGAATTAAAAATCCCCTTATTCGAACGAGGTAAAACGTTACAATTAACCCCTGCTGGTACTCTTTTTTATGAAAAAGCCCAAGCACTTCTAGCACAATATGACGCATTGGATCAATTGGCGGAACAATTACATAACGAAGCGCCACGTTCTTTAGTCTTAGGTATTTCAGATCCGACTGCTAGCTTAATTATGCCGCAAGTCATCAAGTCATTTAATGTTGCACATCCAACCGTTACGATTCATGTACAAGTGGCTGATGCCAACGCTTGTAGTCAAGCACTCCAAGATGGCATCATTGATTTTGCTATCTGTGGCGCACCCAATTTAATGTTGGACCATTATTATGAACCTTTTTTCCATGACGACTTAAATTTATTGGTTTCAGAACAGCATCCACTTGCTCATCGAAAAGTGGTGTCATTAAAAGAATTAAAAAATGAAACCTTCTTATTTACACCAGAAAACTGCCCGATTCGGATTCAAATCGAACAGTATTTACGTCGCAGTATTGGCGATCAATATAAAAAAATGGAAGTAACGACTAGCTTGTCACACAAATATTATGTCCGCGAAAATTTGGGCGTTTCGATTTTTACTGCCACAGCGCATTCAGAAGTATTTAGTGGAACGAAAGTCATTCCCATCAAAAACTTGCCGATTCATCCACCAATTGGTTTATTGACGCCTTCAAATAAAACTGACTATGATAGCATTACCTTATCAATGATTCAACGGATTATCGAAGCATTTGAAAACCGTGGACAAGAGATCCATTATCCTAAGATTTTACGCGAACACACAAAATAA
- a CDS encoding NAD(P)H-dependent oxidoreductase has protein sequence MTKVTLIVGANSMSSRLNGLVEYTQKVLFDYKIQTQVIQVHMLPHQALLTADVMDSTLQSYNEQLAASDGVLVFTPIFKGSYSGILKTYLDVLPQKALADKVVYALGLGGSQHHLLALQYALEPVLKELGTEELLQSTYVVQDQVAKDDINGFVVSDVVKQRINNQLTQFYNRIVSKQPKEETRWEKIV, from the coding sequence ATGACGAAAGTTACACTCATTGTCGGTGCCAATTCAATGTCTTCTAGATTAAATGGCTTGGTAGAATATACGCAAAAAGTATTATTTGACTATAAAATACAAACGCAGGTGATTCAAGTACACATGTTGCCGCATCAAGCGTTATTGACTGCTGATGTCATGGATAGCACTCTTCAATCATATAATGAACAACTTGCTGCTAGCGATGGCGTATTAGTTTTTACTCCTATTTTTAAAGGCAGCTATTCAGGAATTTTAAAAACATATTTAGATGTGCTTCCTCAAAAAGCTTTAGCTGATAAAGTTGTTTACGCCTTAGGGTTGGGTGGTTCACAACATCATCTCCTAGCGTTGCAGTATGCTTTAGAACCGGTTTTAAAAGAATTAGGCACAGAAGAACTATTGCAATCAACGTATGTTGTGCAAGATCAAGTCGCCAAAGATGATATTAATGGTTTTGTCGTAAGTGATGTGGTGAAGCAACGTATCAACAATCAACTCACTCAATTTTATAACCGTATTGTGTCAAAGCAACCAAAGGAGGAAACACGATGGGAAAAGATCGTTTAA
- a CDS encoding GNAT family N-acetyltransferase — protein sequence MGKDRLRIATKADAPAFLELIQQSFQEVKDYGIDWPSTNATLESVIENIETGIALVLERDGRLISTITVRQPWEHETPISRYPFLWWFATADDLKGQGIGKKFIQQVEEEFLIKVLKAPAYVIGTSGRKHPWLLDMYLRNGYQVLTTREDDDDTGVALYKVLIPDKFDERILRIPEVVTH from the coding sequence ATGGGAAAAGATCGTTTAAGAATCGCAACGAAAGCAGATGCACCAGCATTTTTAGAATTAATTCAACAATCCTTTCAAGAAGTGAAAGATTATGGCATTGATTGGCCTTCAACCAATGCGACTTTAGAAAGTGTGATCGAAAATATTGAAACAGGAATTGCACTTGTTTTAGAACGAGATGGGCGCTTGATTTCAACCATTACGGTACGTCAACCTTGGGAACATGAGACGCCGATTTCTCGTTATCCCTTCCTTTGGTGGTTTGCCACAGCGGATGATTTAAAAGGACAAGGTATCGGTAAGAAATTTATTCAACAAGTAGAAGAAGAATTTTTAATTAAAGTCTTAAAGGCACCTGCTTACGTCATTGGGACTTCGGGCAGAAAACATCCGTGGTTATTAGATATGTATTTGCGCAATGGGTACCAAGTGTTAACGACTCGTGAAGATGACGATGATACAGGGGTCGCACTTTATAAAGTACTGATTCCTGATAAATTTGATGAACGTATTTTACGAATACCTGAAGTAGTCACACATTAA
- a CDS encoding amino acid ABC transporter permease: MSDFFKWEYVVSFFPKILSALPVTLLIVVVASMVGMLLGLLIALLRIEKVPVFSQISQLFVSFIRGTPILVQLFLVFYGLPTLFESLGSLNKIDYVYITYGLNTAAFFSEIFRSSILSVPASQKEAAASIGLTKLQTYRRVILPQAVRIALPATGTMIVNLLQDTSLAFSLGVIDVIGKVRALGALTYHSLEGYFIAALIFIVLSILLEQVFTWLGRRYQFQSKKVAQPKKVVHFQPLMKPEKKLPKIVR, encoded by the coding sequence ATGTCAGACTTTTTTAAATGGGAATATGTTGTTTCGTTTTTTCCAAAAATTTTATCGGCACTACCAGTAACGTTACTCATTGTTGTGGTTGCTTCAATGGTCGGTATGTTACTTGGCTTACTCATCGCGTTGCTTCGAATTGAAAAAGTGCCGGTATTCTCACAAATCAGCCAACTATTTGTTTCATTTATTCGTGGTACACCGATTTTAGTGCAATTGTTTTTAGTTTTTTACGGCTTACCGACATTGTTTGAGAGTTTAGGTAGTTTAAACAAAATTGATTATGTCTATATTACATATGGACTGAATACAGCCGCGTTTTTCTCAGAAATTTTTCGTTCATCCATTTTAAGTGTTCCTGCTTCACAAAAAGAAGCGGCAGCATCTATTGGTTTAACAAAACTTCAAACGTATCGCCGTGTGATTTTGCCACAAGCAGTGCGCATTGCATTGCCTGCGACAGGGACCATGATTGTTAACTTGTTACAAGATACTTCATTAGCCTTTTCTTTAGGCGTGATTGATGTGATTGGTAAAGTGCGAGCATTAGGTGCATTGACCTATCACTCATTAGAAGGTTATTTCATTGCTGCATTGATTTTTATTGTGTTGAGCATTCTCCTTGAACAAGTCTTTACTTGGTTAGGACGTCGTTATCAATTTCAATCAAAAAAAGTGGCACAACCGAAAAAGGTGGTTCATTTTCAACCACTGATGAAACCAGAAAAAAAATTACCGAAAATCGTTCGATGA
- a CDS encoding transporter substrate-binding domain-containing protein, translated as MKKLGEKKWVISLGIAGALLLSACGNKTEATETSKNPDAETVIVGTGNVYQPFVYLDENNELQGYDVEILRAIDEKLDQYNFEYESMDFKNILTSLSAGKVRLAAHQYEQNEERAAKYLYGEVGYTDYTLYIVHDGSNKVEYQSLDDLVGKKVFASPGGNVAYLLEKYNKEHDEKIEVIYNEASSEVFVKGLQNGTADAAILTKYDTNKYNEQFNADLQISGDPVNVSKTYFLYEKGDEELKEAVDGALQELIDDGSLAKLSVEILGDDYTK; from the coding sequence ATGAAAAAATTAGGGGAGAAAAAATGGGTTATTTCATTAGGAATTGCAGGAGCGCTTTTATTAAGTGCGTGTGGCAATAAAACAGAAGCAACGGAGACATCAAAAAATCCAGATGCGGAAACAGTCATTGTCGGAACAGGAAATGTGTATCAACCATTTGTTTATTTAGATGAAAACAATGAATTACAAGGGTATGATGTCGAAATTTTACGCGCGATTGATGAAAAACTCGATCAATACAATTTTGAATATGAATCAATGGATTTCAAAAATATTTTGACGTCTTTATCCGCTGGCAAAGTTCGTTTAGCAGCCCATCAATATGAACAAAACGAAGAACGTGCTGCGAAATATTTATATGGGGAAGTCGGCTATACCGATTACACGCTCTATATTGTGCACGATGGAAGTAATAAGGTGGAGTATCAGTCACTAGATGATTTAGTTGGGAAAAAAGTATTTGCTTCACCGGGCGGAAATGTGGCGTATTTACTTGAAAAATACAACAAAGAACACGACGAAAAAATCGAAGTTATCTATAACGAAGCGTCTAGTGAAGTATTTGTGAAAGGCTTGCAAAACGGTACAGCCGATGCGGCAATTTTAACCAAATATGACACGAATAAATACAATGAGCAATTTAATGCTGACTTGCAAATTTCGGGTGATCCAGTCAATGTCTCCAAAACATATTTCTTATATGAAAAAGGCGATGAAGAATTGAAAGAGGCTGTAGATGGCGCATTACAAGAATTAATTGATGATGGTTCATTAGCGAAATTATCTGTGGAAATTTTAGGAGATGACTATACGAAATAA
- a CDS encoding transporter substrate-binding domain-containing protein, which yields MKKQKWLLSLSIVGAVFLGACGNQTDSSAANADENAETIIVGTGNAYQPFVYLDEDNNLQGYDVEVLKAVDEKLPEYTFKFESMDFKNILTSLSTGKIQLAAHNYAYNEERGKKYLYGEFAYNTYAHHIVNSDSAGSPYETLADLEGKKVFASPGSEVAYILETYNKEHNQAIEIVYNEASSEVLVKGLENGTADAAILTKFDTNKYNEQFNVQLQASDKAIKSAGIFFIFQQGDEQLKAAVDGALQELSDEGTLSQLSIDIFGDDYTK from the coding sequence ATGAAAAAACAAAAATGGTTACTATCACTAAGTATTGTTGGTGCTGTATTTTTAGGGGCATGCGGCAATCAAACCGATTCATCAGCAGCAAATGCGGATGAAAACGCGGAAACAATTATTGTCGGAACAGGAAATGCCTATCAACCGTTTGTCTATTTAGATGAAGATAATAACCTACAAGGATACGATGTGGAAGTTTTAAAAGCAGTTGATGAAAAGCTACCAGAATATACATTCAAATTTGAATCGATGGATTTTAAAAATATTTTAACGTCACTATCCACTGGAAAAATCCAATTGGCGGCACATAACTATGCGTACAATGAAGAACGTGGCAAAAAATATTTATATGGTGAATTTGCCTACAACACTTATGCCCATCATATTGTCAATAGTGACAGCGCAGGTTCGCCATATGAAACATTGGCAGACTTGGAAGGAAAAAAAGTATTCGCTTCTCCCGGTAGTGAAGTGGCGTATATTTTAGAAACGTATAACAAAGAACACAATCAAGCAATTGAGATTGTCTATAATGAAGCATCGAGTGAGGTACTAGTCAAAGGGTTAGAAAATGGCACAGCTGATGCGGCAATCTTAACAAAATTTGACACAAACAAATACAATGAGCAGTTTAATGTTCAGCTCCAAGCGTCAGATAAAGCTATCAAAAGTGCCGGTATTTTCTTTATTTTCCAACAAGGCGATGAGCAATTAAAAGCAGCTGTCGACGGTGCGTTGCAAGAATTATCTGATGAAGGGACGTTATCACAATTATCAATTGATATTTTTGGTGACGACTACACGAAATAA
- a CDS encoding ABC transporter permease subunit, whose product MKIDFTAIVTAFNAAIPYIPVTLRLAFVPLVIGTVIGLTIAFIRFYRLPILAKFFSGIITVGKGIPVVLSLIVAYLIFSDAFDQVSQALGWSIQFKDINREYIAMFVLSLYASIGLSEIFRGALTSIPKDQWDAAASIGLTQVQTIRRVILPQLVPIVLPMMCSQLISLIKASALVSLVSVVDVLNGALITSTTSYTFLESYIAAALIYWGLSIVIEQLSGFFERRYARKFVRGTLV is encoded by the coding sequence ATGAAAATAGATTTTACAGCGATAGTGACCGCTTTTAACGCAGCAATTCCTTATATCCCGGTAACGTTGCGCTTGGCATTTGTGCCACTGGTCATAGGAACCGTTATTGGTTTAACGATTGCATTCATTCGTTTTTACCGTCTGCCTATTTTAGCGAAATTTTTCTCTGGAATAATTACAGTTGGTAAAGGTATTCCAGTCGTCCTAAGTTTGATTGTGGCGTATCTGATTTTTTCAGACGCCTTTGATCAAGTTTCTCAAGCACTTGGTTGGTCGATTCAGTTTAAGGATATCAATCGTGAATACATTGCGATGTTTGTCCTTAGTTTATATGCCAGCATTGGGTTATCAGAAATTTTCCGTGGGGCCTTAACTAGTATTCCCAAAGACCAATGGGATGCTGCTGCGTCGATTGGTTTAACGCAAGTTCAAACGATTCGACGGGTCATTTTACCCCAATTGGTGCCAATTGTTTTACCGATGATGTGTAGTCAATTGATTAGCTTAATTAAAGCGTCAGCCCTTGTTTCACTAGTCTCGGTGGTGGATGTCTTAAATGGGGCATTGATTACATCTACAACGAGTTATACTTTCTTAGAATCGTACATTGCGGCAGCACTGATTTATTGGGGCTTATCGATTGTTATCGAGCAACTTTCAGGATTCTTTGAACGACGCTACGCACGAAAATTTGTTAGGGGGACTCTTGTATGA
- a CDS encoding amino acid ABC transporter ATP-binding protein gives MIKIENIHKRFGQNEILKGVDLTIEKGEVVVIIGPSGSGKTTFLRCLNFLERAEEGSLQIGDTTADFKQATKKQILAIRKKTAMVFQQYALFFNRTALENVIEGLVIARSVPKKEATEKGKALLAKVGLAGKENHYPHELSGGQQQRVGIARALALNPEVILFDEPTSALDPELVGETLDVIKQVANEGSTLVIVTHEMQFAYEVADRVIFMENGVIVEEGTPQEVFDYTKEERTKNFLARTAVYH, from the coding sequence ATGATTAAGATAGAAAATATTCATAAACGATTTGGACAAAATGAGATTCTTAAAGGCGTCGATCTTACGATTGAAAAAGGCGAAGTGGTGGTCATTATTGGGCCGAGTGGTTCAGGGAAAACGACCTTTCTACGTTGCTTGAATTTTTTAGAACGTGCCGAAGAAGGAAGCCTTCAAATTGGGGATACAACCGCAGATTTCAAACAAGCCACCAAGAAACAAATTTTAGCAATTCGCAAAAAAACGGCGATGGTTTTTCAACAATATGCGCTCTTTTTCAATCGCACAGCTTTGGAAAATGTCATTGAAGGACTGGTGATTGCGCGAAGTGTGCCAAAAAAAGAAGCAACTGAAAAGGGCAAAGCACTCTTGGCAAAAGTTGGATTAGCTGGCAAAGAAAATCATTACCCGCATGAATTATCTGGTGGACAACAGCAACGTGTCGGGATTGCTCGTGCGTTAGCGTTAAATCCAGAAGTGATTTTATTCGATGAACCAACTTCTGCATTAGACCCAGAGTTAGTTGGTGAAACCTTGGATGTCATTAAACAAGTGGCCAATGAAGGCAGTACCTTAGTGATTGTCACGCATGAAATGCAATTTGCTTATGAAGTGGCTGATCGTGTCATCTTCATGGAGAATGGCGTGATTGTCGAAGAAGGAACACCGCAAGAAGTATTTGATTATACCAAAGAAGAACGGACGAAAAACTTTTTAGCACGAACCGCCGTTTACCATTAA
- a CDS encoding MsnO8 family LLM class oxidoreductase: MGIKLSLLDQSIIYEGETATSTLAKTVAFAQKAESLGFDTFFVSEHHLIKELAGASPEVLIGYLLASTKTIKVGAAGVMLQHYVPFKVAESFSVLHHLAPNRVVLGIGKAQGGKDEAVEVLQRDFVKPPQTFEEKFAELAHFIRNDFPEEHPYAASAYTLEPQIQENLAIELLGGSQESAVLATKEQAGLIYPYFGNADETALADTRHAYQAAESFKIAVIVYITDDENEAKDYLEKQASYTVVLNNGKRLNFADQATANEYANQHQAEKAQVIQRQVGAFVGSAAQVTAELLDFAERFNTEHFVIHTPGVPYDKKHEIIQALANELKGE; this comes from the coding sequence ATGGGGATAAAATTAAGTTTGTTGGATCAAAGTATCATTTATGAAGGCGAGACTGCGACATCAACGTTAGCTAAAACGGTGGCCTTTGCTCAAAAAGCTGAATCGCTTGGTTTTGATACATTTTTTGTATCCGAGCATCATTTGATTAAAGAATTAGCTGGAGCGTCACCTGAAGTATTGATTGGGTATCTTTTAGCCAGTACGAAAACTATTAAAGTAGGGGCTGCGGGTGTGATGTTACAGCATTATGTGCCGTTTAAAGTTGCTGAATCATTTAGTGTTTTACACCATCTTGCGCCAAATCGTGTGGTGTTGGGTATTGGTAAAGCACAAGGAGGAAAAGATGAAGCTGTTGAAGTCTTACAACGTGATTTTGTAAAACCACCGCAAACATTTGAAGAAAAGTTTGCCGAACTTGCCCATTTTATCCGCAATGATTTCCCAGAAGAACATCCTTATGCTGCATCAGCATACACGTTGGAACCCCAAATTCAAGAAAACTTAGCCATTGAATTGTTAGGTGGTAGTCAGGAAAGCGCCGTGTTAGCAACGAAAGAACAAGCAGGTTTGATTTATCCTTATTTTGGCAATGCCGATGAAACAGCTCTAGCGGATACTCGTCACGCTTATCAAGCAGCGGAAAGCTTCAAAATTGCGGTTATTGTCTATATCACGGACGATGAAAATGAGGCAAAGGACTACTTAGAAAAACAAGCATCGTATACAGTGGTCTTAAACAATGGCAAACGACTGAATTTTGCTGACCAAGCAACGGCAAATGAGTATGCCAATCAGCATCAAGCAGAAAAAGCACAAGTCATTCAACGACAAGTCGGTGCGTTTGTCGGATCAGCCGCGCAAGTGACCGCAGAGTTATTGGATTTTGCGGAACGTTTTAACACCGAACATTTTGTGATTCACACACCTGGTGTACCGTATGATAAAAAACATGAAATCATTCAAGCATTAGCGAATGAACTAAAAGGAGAGTAA
- a CDS encoding glutaredoxin family protein: MTQTNQEANIILWAKDGCHYCQEIKDFFQEKELAYQVIDVTQQDNFRDILFAKYGIRYVPVVEVAPAGSQTYQGITDLGLEHVINGLRQAEIGV; the protein is encoded by the coding sequence ATGACGCAAACAAATCAAGAAGCAAACATTATTTTATGGGCAAAGGATGGATGCCATTATTGCCAAGAAATCAAAGACTTTTTTCAAGAAAAAGAATTAGCCTATCAAGTAATCGATGTGACACAACAAGATAATTTTCGTGATATTTTGTTTGCGAAATATGGTATCCGATATGTGCCAGTTGTGGAAGTTGCTCCAGCAGGAAGTCAGACGTATCAAGGGATTACTGATCTTGGTTTAGAGCACGTGATTAATGGCTTGCGTCAAGCAGAGATTGGAGTGTAG
- a CDS encoding LLM class flavin-dependent oxidoreductase yields MSKTIHFGSILHGVGGTTDGWRHPEIDETASTNFDFYKTRAQLAEKGLFDFVFIADGLYISEKSIPHFLNRFEPITLLSSLAAVTENIGLVGTFSSTYTDPFTLARQLMSLDHLSQGRAGWNLVTSPQAGVAKNYNNRALPPHDERYKIAQEHLDVVRGLWRSWEAEAFPRNKATGEYFDPTKLHRLNYEGEYYQVAGPLNIGRSPQGEPLIFQAGSSDNGRAFAAGNAEAIFTHSSSLEETKAFYDDVKKRAQAAGKNPDHVKIYPGINPLVADSLEDAEAKYQEFASLIPIENAVRYLARYFDDYDFSGYDLDAPFPELGDIGKNAFRSTTDYIKQRAKEQKQTLRQVALEQAVPRPNFIGTATDVADEIQRWFEAEAIDGFIIAGDVPHSFERFVNEVIPILQERGIYRKAYEGQTLRENIGVPIVQ; encoded by the coding sequence ATGAGTAAAACGATTCATTTTGGTAGTATTCTTCATGGCGTTGGCGGAACAACAGATGGTTGGCGTCACCCAGAAATTGATGAAACAGCAAGTACGAATTTTGATTTTTACAAAACACGGGCACAATTAGCGGAGAAAGGTTTGTTTGATTTTGTGTTTATTGCGGATGGATTGTACATATCAGAAAAATCGATTCCGCACTTTTTAAATCGTTTTGAGCCGATTACACTATTGTCTTCTTTGGCAGCAGTGACAGAAAACATCGGTTTGGTGGGGACATTTTCTTCAACGTATACGGACCCATTTACGTTAGCGCGTCAATTAATGTCTTTAGATCATCTCAGCCAAGGACGTGCCGGTTGGAATTTAGTCACTTCTCCACAAGCTGGTGTAGCTAAAAACTACAACAACCGTGCGTTACCACCACATGATGAGCGGTATAAAATTGCACAAGAACATTTAGATGTTGTTCGTGGCTTGTGGCGCTCATGGGAAGCCGAGGCATTTCCACGAAACAAAGCAACAGGTGAATATTTCGATCCAACCAAATTACATCGCTTGAATTATGAAGGTGAGTATTATCAAGTAGCGGGACCATTAAATATTGGTCGTTCCCCACAAGGCGAGCCTTTAATTTTCCAAGCGGGTTCATCAGACAATGGTCGGGCATTTGCAGCCGGCAATGCCGAAGCGATTTTTACCCACAGTAGTTCATTAGAAGAAACCAAAGCTTTCTATGATGATGTTAAAAAACGTGCACAAGCAGCTGGAAAAAATCCGGACCATGTCAAAATTTATCCCGGCATTAATCCGTTAGTTGCGGACTCTTTAGAAGATGCGGAAGCAAAATATCAAGAATTTGCCAGTTTGATTCCCATTGAAAATGCTGTGCGTTATCTCGCGCGTTATTTTGATGACTATGATTTTAGTGGGTATGATTTGGACGCACCTTTCCCAGAATTAGGCGATATTGGGAAAAATGCCTTCCGAAGTACGACTGATTACATCAAACAACGTGCCAAAGAGCAAAAGCAAACCCTGCGTCAGGTGGCATTAGAACAAGCCGTGCCACGGCCTAACTTTATTGGTACGGCAACCGATGTCGCTGATGAAATTCAGCGTTGGTTTGAAGCAGAGGCAATTGATGGGTTTATCATTGCGGGCGATGTGCCTCATTCTTTTGAGCGCTTCGTTAATGAAGTTATTCCGATTTTACAAGAACGTGGCATTTACCGCAAAGCCTATGAAGGACAGACGCTTCGTGAAAATATCGGTGTACCTATCGTTCAATAA